Proteins encoded by one window of Pradoshia eiseniae:
- the pnpS gene encoding two-component system histidine kinase PnpS, which yields MNKARRMMVVEIASAILIVTLLFAILLGKLFTMYLERDTKNDLKDAAQIIEWQLTDIEDSDILNSRLDQLSKKYGMTILLAGSDGNLLSEFTDAEEGLTEEERALYQAEVKEYAGDSAEPAVGELKSTGLYYYLDSNQAAGGYLLVGKERNPGIEGVSVLATSLSFLGIAFIIIMLFVFQIVKKYFMPIDSALHAVRELAKGNYRARSYVGRNKEAGILNNSINQLARDLQEMNIAYDIQKDRLNTLIENMGSALLLIDDKGYINMVNRAYLNLFQVDEESYLSELYYKVIDSEKVNALIEEIFMVEQKVKKQIVLTIGLERKNFEVYGAPIIGPKGEWKGIILVFHDITELKDLERVRKQFVANVSHELNTPVTSIKGFTETLIDGAKEDKNTLDHFLSIILKESNRLQALIKELLELSKVEQHGFQLDFQKVDIMPVLMDTFEILEKKAAKKNICFEIVDPKRQIVCETDSFRLQQVIINLVSNAIAYTPPNGKVTVSVSEDKDEVFIKVSDTGIGIDEKEFPRIFERFYRVDKDRSRESGGTGLGLAIVKHILEAHHGKITIDSKLDEGSTFTVIIPRSQGSDRGK from the coding sequence ATGAACAAAGCAAGAAGAATGATGGTCGTTGAAATAGCATCCGCTATCCTGATTGTAACCCTGTTGTTTGCGATTCTTTTAGGAAAGCTTTTCACAATGTATCTTGAGAGAGATACTAAGAACGACTTAAAGGATGCAGCGCAAATCATTGAATGGCAGCTTACAGATATAGAGGATTCAGATATTCTAAATAGCAGGCTCGATCAGCTCAGCAAAAAGTATGGCATGACAATTCTTCTCGCCGGTTCTGATGGTAATCTTCTTTCGGAATTTACCGATGCTGAAGAAGGGTTAACGGAAGAGGAGCGTGCCCTTTATCAGGCTGAGGTAAAGGAGTATGCAGGGGATTCTGCTGAACCAGCTGTTGGTGAGCTAAAGTCAACAGGCTTATATTATTACCTTGATAGCAATCAAGCGGCAGGAGGTTACCTGCTCGTCGGGAAAGAGAGGAACCCTGGTATAGAAGGGGTGTCTGTGTTGGCAACTTCCCTGTCGTTTTTGGGTATTGCTTTTATTATTATCATGCTGTTTGTCTTTCAAATCGTTAAAAAGTATTTCATGCCGATTGATAGTGCACTTCATGCTGTGCGCGAGCTGGCGAAGGGCAATTATCGTGCGCGATCATATGTCGGGCGAAATAAAGAAGCGGGGATACTGAATAATTCCATTAATCAGCTCGCCCGTGATTTGCAAGAGATGAATATTGCGTATGATATTCAAAAGGACCGGCTCAATACCTTGATTGAGAATATGGGAAGCGCGTTATTATTGATTGATGACAAGGGTTATATCAATATGGTCAATCGAGCTTACCTCAATCTCTTTCAGGTAGATGAAGAGAGCTACTTATCTGAGTTGTATTATAAAGTGATTGACAGCGAGAAAGTGAACGCTTTAATCGAGGAAATCTTCATGGTGGAGCAAAAGGTCAAAAAGCAAATTGTACTGACTATTGGGCTTGAGCGGAAGAATTTCGAAGTGTATGGAGCTCCAATCATTGGCCCAAAAGGTGAATGGAAAGGAATCATTCTTGTCTTCCACGATATTACGGAACTGAAAGATCTTGAAAGGGTACGAAAGCAGTTCGTGGCTAATGTATCACATGAATTGAATACTCCAGTTACGTCGATCAAGGGGTTCACGGAGACGTTGATTGACGGCGCGAAGGAAGATAAGAATACACTTGACCATTTCTTGTCAATCATCCTGAAAGAGAGCAATAGACTGCAGGCACTGATCAAGGAATTGCTTGAGTTATCAAAGGTTGAACAGCACGGCTTCCAGCTTGATTTTCAAAAGGTGGATATCATGCCTGTCCTGATGGATACCTTCGAGATTCTTGAAAAGAAAGCAGCTAAAAAAAATATCTGCTTCGAGATAGTCGATCCGAAAAGACAAATCGTTTGTGAAACGGATTCTTTCCGCTTGCAGCAAGTCATCATCAACCTTGTCAGCAATGCTATTGCCTATACTCCGCCAAATGGAAAGGTGACCGTATCTGTGAGTGAGGATAAGGATGAGGTTTTTATCAAGGTTTCGGATACGGGAATTGGCATTGATGAAAAGGAATTTCCGCGTATTTTTGAGCGCTTTTATCGGGTTGATAAGGACAGGAGCAGGGAGAGCGGCGGGACTGGTCTCGGACTTGCCATCGTAAAGCATATCCTTGAGGCTCATCATGGTAAAATTACGATTGACAGCAAGCTTGATGAGGGCAGTACGTTTACGGTAATCATTCCGAGGTCTCAAGGCTCTGACAGAGGAAAATAA
- a CDS encoding response regulator transcription factor, which translates to MSKKVLVVEDEESIITLLTYNLEQAGFTVIKAMDGEMGKQLAMTEKPDVVILDLMLPKLDGIEVCKILRQNKITVPILMLTAKSEEFDKVLGLELGADDYMTKPFSPREVVARVKALLRRVDMLNMASETKEDDSECMTIAKLKIYFERYEAYLGDEMLELTPKEFELLAYLAKNKSRILTRDQLLNVIWNYDFVGDTRIVDVHISHLREKIEQDTKKPVYIKTVRGLGYKLEEPKE; encoded by the coding sequence ATGAGTAAAAAAGTTCTGGTTGTAGAAGATGAAGAATCAATCATTACCTTGCTCACATATAATCTGGAACAAGCTGGATTTACTGTTATTAAGGCTATGGATGGGGAAATGGGCAAGCAACTGGCAATGACGGAGAAACCAGATGTTGTCATATTGGATCTCATGCTGCCAAAGTTAGACGGGATTGAGGTTTGTAAAATTTTACGACAAAATAAAATAACGGTTCCAATTTTGATGCTAACTGCTAAAAGTGAAGAATTTGATAAAGTCCTAGGACTTGAACTTGGTGCAGATGATTATATGACGAAGCCATTCAGCCCGCGTGAGGTTGTGGCAAGGGTGAAGGCGCTTCTTCGCAGAGTAGATATGCTGAATATGGCAAGTGAGACAAAAGAAGATGATTCAGAATGCATGACGATTGCTAAACTGAAAATCTATTTTGAGCGGTATGAAGCCTATTTAGGTGATGAAATGCTTGAGCTTACTCCAAAGGAATTTGAGTTATTAGCCTATTTGGCAAAGAATAAATCTAGAATCCTTACAAGAGACCAGCTGCTGAACGTGATTTGGAATTATGATTTCGTCGGTGATACACGAATTGTGGATGTTCATATCAGCCATCTGCGTGAGAAGATTGAACAGGACACGAAGAAACCAGTCTACATTAAAACCGTGCGCGGTTTAGGCTATAAACTAGAGGAACCGAAAGAATGA
- the polA gene encoding DNA polymerase I — protein sequence MDKRIVLIDGNSIAYRAFFALPLLNNDKGVHTNAIYGFAMMLNKIMEEEKPTHMLVAFDAGKTTFRHSTFAEYKGGRQKTPPELSEQFPFIRELLDAYGISRYELTNYEADDIIGTLAVLAEGDGYEVTVISGDKDLTQLASEKTTVRITRKGITDMEDYTPQHIREKYDLTPEQIIDLKGLMGDSSDNIPGIPGVGEKTALKLLHQFGTVEAVVESPDKVSGKKLKEKIEEYKEQAILSKQLATIETKAPIEVSLEEVDYTGPDQEKLLAIYKELGFATLIEKMDPVKAQENEVLEEIDYTFVKEITPELFTDDTALYVEILEDNYHTAPIIGLAISNAKGTFFIEKDKAVESDVFKEWAGNPDMKKTVHDVKKTTVALHREGIELKGASFDLFLASYVLNPAEPEVDMADLAKKHNAGHIQTDEHVYGKGAKRKIPSPEVCGEHIARKAHAMGLIKASIESQLIANAQLSLLMDLELPLAIILAEMEITGVKVDKERLKEMGGELAARLADIEAKIYDLAGERFNINSPKQLGVILFERLGLPVIKKTKTGYSTSADILEKLENKHEIIREILIYRQLGKLQSTYIEGLLKVIHEDGKVHTRFNQALTQTGRLSSTDPNLQNIPIRLEEGKKIRQAFVPSVEDWVIFAADYSQIELRVLAHIADDENLINAFKADMDIHTKTAMDVFHVTEEEVTSIMRRQAKAVNFGIVYGISDYGLSQNLNITRKEAGTFIDRYLDSYPGVQRYMKDIIEDAKERGYVTTLLHRRRYIPEINNRNFNVRGFAERTAMNTPIQGSAADIIKLAMIHMSDRLKRENLKAKLLLQVHDELIFEAPKEEIDILKKIVPEEMENAIKLSVPLKVDYSFGNTWYDAK from the coding sequence ATGGATAAAAGAATCGTCTTAATAGATGGCAATAGCATTGCCTACCGAGCATTTTTCGCATTGCCTTTGCTCAATAATGATAAGGGTGTACATACAAATGCCATATACGGCTTTGCGATGATGCTGAATAAAATTATGGAAGAGGAAAAGCCGACCCATATGCTGGTGGCCTTTGATGCGGGTAAGACAACATTTCGCCACAGCACGTTCGCAGAATATAAGGGAGGCCGTCAAAAGACGCCGCCTGAGCTGTCCGAGCAATTCCCATTCATACGCGAATTGCTGGATGCCTATGGTATTTCCCGCTATGAATTGACGAATTATGAAGCAGATGACATTATCGGCACACTCGCCGTGCTCGCAGAGGGAGACGGATACGAGGTCACGGTCATATCTGGAGACAAGGATTTGACGCAGCTGGCTTCAGAGAAAACGACAGTTCGAATTACGCGTAAAGGAATCACTGACATGGAGGATTACACACCTCAGCATATTCGAGAGAAGTATGATTTGACGCCTGAGCAAATCATCGACCTGAAGGGCTTGATGGGCGATTCCTCTGATAATATCCCTGGAATTCCTGGTGTTGGAGAGAAGACAGCCCTTAAGCTTCTGCATCAATTCGGAACTGTGGAGGCGGTTGTTGAGTCGCCTGATAAGGTGAGCGGCAAGAAATTAAAGGAAAAAATTGAAGAATATAAAGAGCAGGCCATCCTCTCTAAACAGCTGGCGACCATTGAAACAAAGGCGCCAATCGAAGTCAGCCTTGAGGAAGTCGATTACACAGGACCTGATCAAGAAAAGCTGCTTGCCATTTATAAGGAGCTTGGCTTTGCAACCTTAATCGAGAAGATGGATCCGGTTAAGGCTCAGGAAAATGAGGTGCTAGAGGAGATTGACTATACATTCGTCAAGGAGATTACACCTGAGCTATTCACTGATGATACAGCGCTGTATGTAGAAATCCTGGAGGATAATTATCATACTGCGCCTATCATTGGACTGGCCATCTCAAATGCGAAGGGAACTTTCTTTATCGAGAAGGATAAGGCTGTCGAGTCTGATGTGTTTAAGGAGTGGGCAGGAAATCCTGACATGAAGAAAACGGTGCATGATGTAAAGAAAACGACTGTTGCCCTGCATCGAGAGGGGATTGAGCTGAAAGGTGCCAGCTTTGACCTTTTCCTTGCTTCCTATGTGCTTAACCCTGCTGAGCCGGAAGTCGATATGGCCGATCTTGCGAAAAAGCATAATGCAGGTCATATCCAAACGGATGAGCATGTATATGGAAAAGGAGCGAAACGTAAAATCCCAAGTCCGGAGGTTTGCGGTGAGCATATTGCACGCAAGGCTCATGCGATGGGCTTAATCAAAGCGAGTATTGAAAGTCAGTTAATTGCGAATGCGCAATTATCCTTGTTGATGGATTTGGAATTGCCTCTCGCCATCATCCTGGCAGAGATGGAGATTACCGGAGTCAAGGTGGACAAGGAGAGATTGAAGGAAATGGGCGGCGAGCTGGCGGCGAGGCTTGCTGATATTGAGGCGAAAATTTATGACCTCGCTGGTGAGAGGTTTAACATCAACTCACCGAAGCAATTAGGTGTCATCCTTTTTGAACGATTGGGTCTGCCGGTAATCAAGAAGACGAAAACAGGTTATTCCACATCAGCGGATATCCTGGAGAAGCTTGAGAACAAGCATGAAATCATCCGCGAAATCCTGATTTATCGCCAGCTGGGCAAGCTACAATCCACCTATATTGAAGGGTTATTGAAGGTCATCCATGAGGATGGAAAGGTTCATACGCGCTTCAATCAAGCGTTAACGCAAACGGGACGTCTCAGCTCGACTGACCCCAATTTGCAGAACATTCCTATCCGTCTGGAAGAAGGCAAGAAAATCCGTCAGGCGTTTGTGCCATCAGTGGAAGATTGGGTCATCTTTGCTGCTGACTATTCCCAAATCGAGCTGCGTGTCCTTGCCCATATTGCAGATGACGAGAACTTAATCAATGCATTCAAGGCAGATATGGACATCCATACAAAAACAGCGATGGACGTCTTCCATGTAACAGAAGAGGAAGTGACGTCCATAATGAGGCGTCAAGCAAAAGCGGTCAACTTTGGGATTGTATATGGCATCAGTGATTATGGATTATCGCAAAATCTCAATATTACGCGTAAGGAAGCGGGCACATTCATTGACCGTTATTTAGATAGCTATCCGGGCGTCCAGCGTTACATGAAGGATATAATCGAGGACGCGAAGGAGCGCGGCTATGTCACGACCCTTCTGCACCGCCGCCGATATATCCCTGAAATCAATAACCGGAATTTCAATGTCCGCGGTTTTGCAGAACGGACAGCCATGAACACGCCAATACAGGGCAGTGCCGCTGACATTATTAAATTGGCGATGATTCACATGAGCGATCGGCTGAAGAGAGAGAATTTGAAAGCGAAGCTATTACTGCAAGTGCATGATGAATTGATTTTTGAAGCGCCAAAGGAAGAAATAGACATCTTAAAGAAAATTGTACCGGAGGAAATGGAGAATGCCATTAAATTGAGTGTTCCGCTCAAGGTGGATTATTCATTTGGCAACACATGGTACGATGCAAAATAG